From a region of the Vidua macroura isolate BioBank_ID:100142 chromosome 25, ASM2450914v1, whole genome shotgun sequence genome:
- the SRSF4 gene encoding serine/arginine-rich splicing factor 4 isoform X1 gives MPRVYIGRLSYQARERDVERFFKGYGKILEVDLKNGYGFVEFDDLRDADDAVYELNGKDLCGERVIVEHARGPRRDSSYGSGRSGYGYRRSGRDKYGPPTRTEYRLIVENLSSRCSWQDLKDYMRQAGEVTYADAHKGRKNEGVIEFKSYSDMKRALEKLDGTEVNGRKIRLMEDRPGSRRRRSYSRSRSHSRSRSRSRHSHKSRSRSASSSRSKSRSRSRSVSRSRSKSRSRSKSRSRGQKEKSRTPSKEDKSRSRSRSAEKSRNKSKDKSEGILHNSDEKAKSRSHSKEKSRSRSGSKERGEARESVRSRSKEKSRSKDREKSISKGRSRSKSRDESRSRSHSKDKRKSRKRSRDDSRSRSRSHSKSEKSKRRSKRDSKGSSKKRRKDSHERSRSGSKEKEQLKSESDKKEAKGEGEDAVSRSRSRSISKFKPNIKSDSRSRSKSVSKPRSRSKSRSRSASRSHSRSRSRSRSRS, from the exons GTACGGCTTTGTGGAGTTCGATGATCTGCGAGACGCCGACGATGCTGTTTATGAGCTGAATGGGAAAGATCTGTGTGGGGAGAGAGTGATCGTGGAGCACGCCCGGGGCCCACGCCGGGACAGCAGTTACGGTTCTGGACGCA GTGGATATGGTTATAGAAGAAGCGGAAGAGATAAGTACGGTCCCCCGACCCGTACAGAATACAGATTGATTGTGGAAAATTTGTCAAGCCGCTGCAGTTGGCAGGATCTGAAG GATTATATGCGTCAGGCAGGGGAAGTGACATATGCAGATGCacacaaaggaaggaaaaatgaaggTGTGATTGAGTTCAAATCCTATTCTGACATGAAAAGAGCCCTTGAAAAGCTGGACGGGACAGAAGTAAATGGCAGAAAGATTAGATTAATGGAAGACAGACCTGGATCGAGACGGCGCCGCTCTTACTCCAGAAGCCGAAGCCATTCAAG GTCTCGCTCTCGAAGCAGACACTCCCATAAGAGCAGGAGccgcagtgccagcagcagccgcTCCAAGAGCAGATCCAGATCCAG GTCTGTGTCCCGTTCCAGAAGCAAGAGCCGTAGTCGAAGCAAGAGCCGTAGCAGAGGccagaaggagaaaagcaggacTCCAAGTAAAGAGGATAAAAGTAGGAGCCGAAGCAGGAGTGCAGAGAAATCCCGAAACAAAAGCAAGGATAAATCTGAGGGCATTCTCCATAACAGCGATGAGAAAGCCAAGAGCAGGAGCCACAGcaaggaaaagagcaggagcaggagtgggAGTAAGGAGAGGGGAGAGGCGAGGGAGAGCGTGAGGAGCAGAAGCAAGGAGAAGAGTAGAAGCAAAGACAGGGAGAAGAGCATTAGCAAGGGTAGAAGCAGGAGCAAAAGCAGGGATGAGAGTAGGAGCAGGAGCCACAGCAAGGATAAaaggaaaagtaggaaaaggagcagggatgACAGCAGAAGTAGAAGCCGGAGCCACAGCAAGAGTGAGAAAAGCAAGAGGCGCAGCAAGCGAGatagcaaaggcagcagcaagaagagaaggaaggataGCCACGAGCGGTCCAGGTCAGGCTCCAAAGAAAAGGAGCAGCTCAAATCCGAGTCAGACAAGAAAGAGGCGAAAGGCGAGGGGGAGGATGCGGTGTCCCGCTCCAGGTCTAGGTCCATTTCCAAGTTCAAACCAAATATCAAATCAGATTCTCGTTCCAGGTCTAAATCTGTTTCAAAGCCAAGGTCCCGGTCCAAGTCCAGGTCTAGATCTGCCTCTCGGTCACACTCCCGGTCGCGGTCAAGGTCCCGCTCCAGATCCTAA
- the LOC128818965 gene encoding lethal(3)malignant brain tumor-like protein 4 isoform X3, whose product MPRQAVPCSDSQTCGQMDYFENGKICTQTGSQQHRESGCQVTEAGRPVRRLRRKRRLPLDSEDEEENAYEDEEKNKSNNMKSRRNTKPIKQVLPGKKKVWNWSSYLEEEQMPAAPQKLFREYQSFPQGRNGFKVGMKLEGVDPEHPSRFCVLTVAEVQGYRMRLHFDGYPECYDFWANADSSDIHPVGWCEKTSHKLLPPKGFKEGEFNWTSYLKNCKAQAAPKSLFKTLSSPVTPSGFRLGMKLEAVDKKNPSLVCVATITDMVENRLLIHFDNWDESYDYWCETSSPYIRPVGYCQETGTPLTTPPGYRDSKAFSWEKYLEETNSQAAPARAFKLRPPHGFQVNTKLEAVDRRNPILIRVATIIDKDSHRVKIHFDGWDHHYDFWVDADSPDIHPVGWCDKTGHALQVPLGAEDPEGAVGQACPTPGCQGIGHVRGPRYGTHYTLVGCPYSDVNLSRENLLQDRLSGERPSPGNIMQKARRLETPGPLLGAGESSQGDSLQSRKSAPDSEKWCQSSIHTPSEQSEDSRERGWGEEDSSADIKAAPKTLGCSHAYIKFQLVKQESNGKGPDLDLQQALHQSIFMPSLASNPTHRLHLFWEQHCRLLPEVSGLTAKQVAKWTVEEVVSFIQRLPGCKEQASVFREEQIDGEAFLLLKQNDIVKILSIKLGPALKIYNAILMFKSAEDN is encoded by the exons A TGCCAAGAcaagctgtgccctgctctgatTCCCAAACCTGTGGGCAAATGGATTACTTTGAGAATGGAAAGATTTGTACTCAAAcaggctcccagcagcacagggagag TGGCTGTCAGGTGACTGAGGCTGGCAGACCTGTCAGACGTCTCCGGAGGAAGAGAAGATTGCCTCTGGAttcagaggatgaggaggaaaatGCATATGAGGATGAG GAGAAGAATAAATCAAATAATATGAAAAGCCGCAGAAACACTAAACCAATAAAACAAG TGCTTCCTGGAAAGAAGAAGGTATGGAACTGGTCTTCCTACTTGGAAGAGGAACAGATGCCAGCTGCTCCCCAAAAGCTGTTCAGAGAG TATCAGTCGTTCCCACAAGGCCGAAATGGATTTAAAGTTGGAATGAAATTGGAAGGGGTGGATCCTGAACACCCCTCTCGATTCTGTGTTCTCACAGTTGCTGAG GTTCAGGGGTACAGGATGCGACTGCACTTTGATGGTTACCCAGAGTGCTACGACTTCTGGGCTAATGCTGATTCCTCAGACATCCACCCTGTGGGCTGGTGTGAAAAAACAAGCCATAAGCTGCTCCCTCCTAAAG GTTTCAAGGAGGGAGAATTTAATTGGACTTCCTATTTGAAGAACTGCAAAGCTCAAGCAGCTCCAAAAAGCCTTTTTAAGACCCTCAGCAGT CCTGTCACTCCTTCTGGGTTTCGTCTGGGAATGAAACTGGAGGCAGTGGACAAGAAGAACCCGTCCCTGGTTTGTGTTGCCACCATCACAGACATGGTGGAAAACCGGCTGCTGATCCATTTCGATAACTGGGATGAGAGCTACGACTACTG GTGTGAAACGAGCAGCCCATATATCCGTCCTGTCGGCTACTGCCAAGAAACTGGAACCCCACTGACAACACCACCTG gataCAGGGATTCCAAAGCCTTCTCATGGGAGAAATACTTGGAAGAAACTAATTCCCAAGCAGCCCCAGCAAGAGCCTTTAAATTG CGTCCTCCTCACGGATTCCAGGTTAATACGAAGTTAGAGGCTGTGGACAGACGAAATCCCATCTTGATAAGAGTGGCAACAATCATTGACAAAGACAGCCATCGCGTTAAG ATACATTTTGATGGCTGGGACCATCACTACGATTTCTGGGTGGATGCAGACAGCCCTGACATCCATCCTGTGGGCTGGTGTGACAAAACTGGACACGCTTTGCAAGTCCCTCTCG GTGCTGAAGATCCAGAGGGAGCAGTGGGACAGGCGTGTCCTACTCCGGGCTGCCAGGGGATCGGGCACGTCCGGGGCCCCCGATACGGAACACATTACAC CTTAGTTGGCTGCCCATACTCTGATGTGAACCTCAGCAGAGAAAACCTCTTACAGGACCGGCTGAGTGGGGAGAGACCTTCCCCTGGGAACATCATGCAGAAAGCCAGGAGGCTGGAGACCCCTGGCCCgttgctgggagcaggggagtCTTCTCAGGGCGACTCTTTACAATCCAG aaaatctGCACCAGACAGTGAAAAGTGGTGTCAAAGCAGCATCCACACTCCATCAGAGCAGTCAGAAGACAGTCGggagagaggctggggagaggaggattCCTCTGCAGACATCAAAGCTGCACCAAAAAC GCTTGGGTGCTCACATGCCTATATCAAGTTTCAGCTGGTGAAACAGGAAAGCAATGGGAAAG gCCCTGATTTGGATCTCCAGCAGGCCCTCCACCAGTCTATCTTCATGCCTTCCCTGGCCTCTAACCCGACCCACCGCCTCCATCTCttctgggagcagcactgcaggctcCTGCCGGAGGTCTCCGGCCTGACAGCCAAACAAGTTGCCAAATGGACCGTGGAGGAG
- the SRSF4 gene encoding serine/arginine-rich splicing factor 4 isoform X2: MSDIQKAFKQCGYGYRRSGRDKYGPPTRTEYRLIVENLSSRCSWQDLKDYMRQAGEVTYADAHKGRKNEGVIEFKSYSDMKRALEKLDGTEVNGRKIRLMEDRPGSRRRRSYSRSRSHSRSRSRSRHSHKSRSRSASSSRSKSRSRSRSVSRSRSKSRSRSKSRSRGQKEKSRTPSKEDKSRSRSRSAEKSRNKSKDKSEGILHNSDEKAKSRSHSKEKSRSRSGSKERGEARESVRSRSKEKSRSKDREKSISKGRSRSKSRDESRSRSHSKDKRKSRKRSRDDSRSRSRSHSKSEKSKRRSKRDSKGSSKKRRKDSHERSRSGSKEKEQLKSESDKKEAKGEGEDAVSRSRSRSISKFKPNIKSDSRSRSKSVSKPRSRSKSRSRSASRSHSRSRSRSRSRS, translated from the exons ATGTCAGATATTCAGAAAGCTTTTAAGCAGT GTGGATATGGTTATAGAAGAAGCGGAAGAGATAAGTACGGTCCCCCGACCCGTACAGAATACAGATTGATTGTGGAAAATTTGTCAAGCCGCTGCAGTTGGCAGGATCTGAAG GATTATATGCGTCAGGCAGGGGAAGTGACATATGCAGATGCacacaaaggaaggaaaaatgaaggTGTGATTGAGTTCAAATCCTATTCTGACATGAAAAGAGCCCTTGAAAAGCTGGACGGGACAGAAGTAAATGGCAGAAAGATTAGATTAATGGAAGACAGACCTGGATCGAGACGGCGCCGCTCTTACTCCAGAAGCCGAAGCCATTCAAG GTCTCGCTCTCGAAGCAGACACTCCCATAAGAGCAGGAGccgcagtgccagcagcagccgcTCCAAGAGCAGATCCAGATCCAG GTCTGTGTCCCGTTCCAGAAGCAAGAGCCGTAGTCGAAGCAAGAGCCGTAGCAGAGGccagaaggagaaaagcaggacTCCAAGTAAAGAGGATAAAAGTAGGAGCCGAAGCAGGAGTGCAGAGAAATCCCGAAACAAAAGCAAGGATAAATCTGAGGGCATTCTCCATAACAGCGATGAGAAAGCCAAGAGCAGGAGCCACAGcaaggaaaagagcaggagcaggagtgggAGTAAGGAGAGGGGAGAGGCGAGGGAGAGCGTGAGGAGCAGAAGCAAGGAGAAGAGTAGAAGCAAAGACAGGGAGAAGAGCATTAGCAAGGGTAGAAGCAGGAGCAAAAGCAGGGATGAGAGTAGGAGCAGGAGCCACAGCAAGGATAAaaggaaaagtaggaaaaggagcagggatgACAGCAGAAGTAGAAGCCGGAGCCACAGCAAGAGTGAGAAAAGCAAGAGGCGCAGCAAGCGAGatagcaaaggcagcagcaagaagagaaggaaggataGCCACGAGCGGTCCAGGTCAGGCTCCAAAGAAAAGGAGCAGCTCAAATCCGAGTCAGACAAGAAAGAGGCGAAAGGCGAGGGGGAGGATGCGGTGTCCCGCTCCAGGTCTAGGTCCATTTCCAAGTTCAAACCAAATATCAAATCAGATTCTCGTTCCAGGTCTAAATCTGTTTCAAAGCCAAGGTCCCGGTCCAAGTCCAGGTCTAGATCTGCCTCTCGGTCACACTCCCGGTCGCGGTCAAGGTCCCGCTCCAGATCCTAA
- the LOC128818965 gene encoding lethal(3)malignant brain tumor-like protein 4 isoform X4, translated as MPRQAVPCSDSQTCGQMDYFENGKICTQTGSQQHRESSGCQVTEAGRPVRRLRRKRRLPLDSEDEEENAYEDEEKNKSNNMKSRRNTKPIKQVLPGKKKVWNWSSYLEEEQMPAAPQKLFREYQSFPQGRNGFKVGMKLEGVDPEHPSRFCVLTVAEVQGYRMRLHFDGYPECYDFWANADSSDIHPVGWCEKTSHKLLPPKGFKEGEFNWTSYLKNCKAQAAPKSLFKTLSSPVTPSGFRLGMKLEAVDKKNPSLVCVATITDMVENRLLIHFDNWDESYDYWCETSSPYIRPVGYCQETGTPLTTPPGYRDSKAFSWEKYLEETNSQAAPARAFKLRPPHGFQVNTKLEAVDRRNPILIRVATIIDKDSHRVKIHFDGWDHHYDFWVDADSPDIHPVGWCDKTGHALQVPLGAEDPEGAVGQACPTPGCQGIGHVRGPRYGTHYTLVGCPYSDVNLSRENLLQDRLSGERPSPGNIMQKARRLETPGPLLGAGESSQGDSLQSRKSAPDSEKWCQSSIHTPSEQSEDSRERGWGEEDSSADIKAAPKTLGCSHAYIKFQLVKQESNGKGPDLDLQQALHQSIFMPSLASNPTHRLHLFWEQHCRLLPEVSGLTAKQVAKWTVEEVVSFIQRLPGCKEQASVFREEIDGEAFLLLKQNDIVKILSIKLGPALKIYNAILMFKSAEDN; from the exons A TGCCAAGAcaagctgtgccctgctctgatTCCCAAACCTGTGGGCAAATGGATTACTTTGAGAATGGAAAGATTTGTACTCAAAcaggctcccagcagcacagggagag CAGTGGCTGTCAGGTGACTGAGGCTGGCAGACCTGTCAGACGTCTCCGGAGGAAGAGAAGATTGCCTCTGGAttcagaggatgaggaggaaaatGCATATGAGGATGAG GAGAAGAATAAATCAAATAATATGAAAAGCCGCAGAAACACTAAACCAATAAAACAAG TGCTTCCTGGAAAGAAGAAGGTATGGAACTGGTCTTCCTACTTGGAAGAGGAACAGATGCCAGCTGCTCCCCAAAAGCTGTTCAGAGAG TATCAGTCGTTCCCACAAGGCCGAAATGGATTTAAAGTTGGAATGAAATTGGAAGGGGTGGATCCTGAACACCCCTCTCGATTCTGTGTTCTCACAGTTGCTGAG GTTCAGGGGTACAGGATGCGACTGCACTTTGATGGTTACCCAGAGTGCTACGACTTCTGGGCTAATGCTGATTCCTCAGACATCCACCCTGTGGGCTGGTGTGAAAAAACAAGCCATAAGCTGCTCCCTCCTAAAG GTTTCAAGGAGGGAGAATTTAATTGGACTTCCTATTTGAAGAACTGCAAAGCTCAAGCAGCTCCAAAAAGCCTTTTTAAGACCCTCAGCAGT CCTGTCACTCCTTCTGGGTTTCGTCTGGGAATGAAACTGGAGGCAGTGGACAAGAAGAACCCGTCCCTGGTTTGTGTTGCCACCATCACAGACATGGTGGAAAACCGGCTGCTGATCCATTTCGATAACTGGGATGAGAGCTACGACTACTG GTGTGAAACGAGCAGCCCATATATCCGTCCTGTCGGCTACTGCCAAGAAACTGGAACCCCACTGACAACACCACCTG gataCAGGGATTCCAAAGCCTTCTCATGGGAGAAATACTTGGAAGAAACTAATTCCCAAGCAGCCCCAGCAAGAGCCTTTAAATTG CGTCCTCCTCACGGATTCCAGGTTAATACGAAGTTAGAGGCTGTGGACAGACGAAATCCCATCTTGATAAGAGTGGCAACAATCATTGACAAAGACAGCCATCGCGTTAAG ATACATTTTGATGGCTGGGACCATCACTACGATTTCTGGGTGGATGCAGACAGCCCTGACATCCATCCTGTGGGCTGGTGTGACAAAACTGGACACGCTTTGCAAGTCCCTCTCG GTGCTGAAGATCCAGAGGGAGCAGTGGGACAGGCGTGTCCTACTCCGGGCTGCCAGGGGATCGGGCACGTCCGGGGCCCCCGATACGGAACACATTACAC CTTAGTTGGCTGCCCATACTCTGATGTGAACCTCAGCAGAGAAAACCTCTTACAGGACCGGCTGAGTGGGGAGAGACCTTCCCCTGGGAACATCATGCAGAAAGCCAGGAGGCTGGAGACCCCTGGCCCgttgctgggagcaggggagtCTTCTCAGGGCGACTCTTTACAATCCAG aaaatctGCACCAGACAGTGAAAAGTGGTGTCAAAGCAGCATCCACACTCCATCAGAGCAGTCAGAAGACAGTCGggagagaggctggggagaggaggattCCTCTGCAGACATCAAAGCTGCACCAAAAAC GCTTGGGTGCTCACATGCCTATATCAAGTTTCAGCTGGTGAAACAGGAAAGCAATGGGAAAG gCCCTGATTTGGATCTCCAGCAGGCCCTCCACCAGTCTATCTTCATGCCTTCCCTGGCCTCTAACCCGACCCACCGCCTCCATCTCttctgggagcagcactgcaggctcCTGCCGGAGGTCTCCGGCCTGACAGCCAAACAAGTTGCCAAATGGACCGTGGAGGAG
- the LOC128818965 gene encoding lethal(3)malignant brain tumor-like protein 4 isoform X2, whose protein sequence is MPRQAVPCSDSQTCGQMDYFENGKICTQTGSQQHRESSGCQVTEAGRPVRRLRRKRRLPLDSEDEEENAYEDEEKNKSNNMKSRRNTKPIKQVLPGKKKVWNWSSYLEEEQMPAAPQKLFREYQSFPQGRNGFKVGMKLEGVDPEHPSRFCVLTVAEVQGYRMRLHFDGYPECYDFWANADSSDIHPVGWCEKTSHKLLPPKGFKEGEFNWTSYLKNCKAQAAPKSLFKTLSSPVTPSGFRLGMKLEAVDKKNPSLVCVATITDMVENRLLIHFDNWDESYDYWCETSSPYIRPVGYCQETGTPLTTPPGYRDSKAFSWEKYLEETNSQAAPARAFKLRPPHGFQVNTKLEAVDRRNPILIRVATIIDKDSHRVKIHFDGWDHHYDFWVDADSPDIHPVGWCDKTGHALQVPLGAEDPEGAVGQACPTPGCQGIGHVRGPRYGTHYTLVGCPYSDVNLSRENLLQDRLSGERPSPGNIMQKARRLETPGPLLGAGESSQGDSLQSRKSAPDSEKWCQSSIHTPSEQSEDSRERGWGEEDSSADIKAAPKTLGCSHAYIKFQLVKQESNGKGPDLDLQQALHQSIFMPSLASNPTHRLHLFWEQHCRLLPEVSGLTAKQVAKWTVEEVVSFIQRLPGCKEQASVFREEQIDGEAFLLLKQNDIVKILSIKLGPALKIYNAILMFKSAEDN, encoded by the exons A TGCCAAGAcaagctgtgccctgctctgatTCCCAAACCTGTGGGCAAATGGATTACTTTGAGAATGGAAAGATTTGTACTCAAAcaggctcccagcagcacagggagag CAGTGGCTGTCAGGTGACTGAGGCTGGCAGACCTGTCAGACGTCTCCGGAGGAAGAGAAGATTGCCTCTGGAttcagaggatgaggaggaaaatGCATATGAGGATGAG GAGAAGAATAAATCAAATAATATGAAAAGCCGCAGAAACACTAAACCAATAAAACAAG TGCTTCCTGGAAAGAAGAAGGTATGGAACTGGTCTTCCTACTTGGAAGAGGAACAGATGCCAGCTGCTCCCCAAAAGCTGTTCAGAGAG TATCAGTCGTTCCCACAAGGCCGAAATGGATTTAAAGTTGGAATGAAATTGGAAGGGGTGGATCCTGAACACCCCTCTCGATTCTGTGTTCTCACAGTTGCTGAG GTTCAGGGGTACAGGATGCGACTGCACTTTGATGGTTACCCAGAGTGCTACGACTTCTGGGCTAATGCTGATTCCTCAGACATCCACCCTGTGGGCTGGTGTGAAAAAACAAGCCATAAGCTGCTCCCTCCTAAAG GTTTCAAGGAGGGAGAATTTAATTGGACTTCCTATTTGAAGAACTGCAAAGCTCAAGCAGCTCCAAAAAGCCTTTTTAAGACCCTCAGCAGT CCTGTCACTCCTTCTGGGTTTCGTCTGGGAATGAAACTGGAGGCAGTGGACAAGAAGAACCCGTCCCTGGTTTGTGTTGCCACCATCACAGACATGGTGGAAAACCGGCTGCTGATCCATTTCGATAACTGGGATGAGAGCTACGACTACTG GTGTGAAACGAGCAGCCCATATATCCGTCCTGTCGGCTACTGCCAAGAAACTGGAACCCCACTGACAACACCACCTG gataCAGGGATTCCAAAGCCTTCTCATGGGAGAAATACTTGGAAGAAACTAATTCCCAAGCAGCCCCAGCAAGAGCCTTTAAATTG CGTCCTCCTCACGGATTCCAGGTTAATACGAAGTTAGAGGCTGTGGACAGACGAAATCCCATCTTGATAAGAGTGGCAACAATCATTGACAAAGACAGCCATCGCGTTAAG ATACATTTTGATGGCTGGGACCATCACTACGATTTCTGGGTGGATGCAGACAGCCCTGACATCCATCCTGTGGGCTGGTGTGACAAAACTGGACACGCTTTGCAAGTCCCTCTCG GTGCTGAAGATCCAGAGGGAGCAGTGGGACAGGCGTGTCCTACTCCGGGCTGCCAGGGGATCGGGCACGTCCGGGGCCCCCGATACGGAACACATTACAC CTTAGTTGGCTGCCCATACTCTGATGTGAACCTCAGCAGAGAAAACCTCTTACAGGACCGGCTGAGTGGGGAGAGACCTTCCCCTGGGAACATCATGCAGAAAGCCAGGAGGCTGGAGACCCCTGGCCCgttgctgggagcaggggagtCTTCTCAGGGCGACTCTTTACAATCCAG aaaatctGCACCAGACAGTGAAAAGTGGTGTCAAAGCAGCATCCACACTCCATCAGAGCAGTCAGAAGACAGTCGggagagaggctggggagaggaggattCCTCTGCAGACATCAAAGCTGCACCAAAAAC GCTTGGGTGCTCACATGCCTATATCAAGTTTCAGCTGGTGAAACAGGAAAGCAATGGGAAAG gCCCTGATTTGGATCTCCAGCAGGCCCTCCACCAGTCTATCTTCATGCCTTCCCTGGCCTCTAACCCGACCCACCGCCTCCATCTCttctgggagcagcactgcaggctcCTGCCGGAGGTCTCCGGCCTGACAGCCAAACAAGTTGCCAAATGGACCGTGGAGGAG
- the LOC128818965 gene encoding lethal(3)malignant brain tumor-like protein 4 isoform X5, which translates to MDYFENGKICTQTGSQQHRESSGCQVTEAGRPVRRLRRKRRLPLDSEDEEENAYEDEEKNKSNNMKSRRNTKPIKQVLPGKKKVWNWSSYLEEEQMPAAPQKLFREYQSFPQGRNGFKVGMKLEGVDPEHPSRFCVLTVAEVQGYRMRLHFDGYPECYDFWANADSSDIHPVGWCEKTSHKLLPPKGFKEGEFNWTSYLKNCKAQAAPKSLFKTLSSPVTPSGFRLGMKLEAVDKKNPSLVCVATITDMVENRLLIHFDNWDESYDYWCETSSPYIRPVGYCQETGTPLTTPPGYRDSKAFSWEKYLEETNSQAAPARAFKLRPPHGFQVNTKLEAVDRRNPILIRVATIIDKDSHRVKIHFDGWDHHYDFWVDADSPDIHPVGWCDKTGHALQVPLGAEDPEGAVGQACPTPGCQGIGHVRGPRYGTHYTLVGCPYSDVNLSRENLLQDRLSGERPSPGNIMQKARRLETPGPLLGAGESSQGDSLQSRKSAPDSEKWCQSSIHTPSEQSEDSRERGWGEEDSSADIKAAPKTLGCSHAYIKFQLVKQESNGKGPDLDLQQALHQSIFMPSLASNPTHRLHLFWEQHCRLLPEVSGLTAKQVAKWTVEEVVSFIQRLPGCKEQASVFREEQIDGEAFLLLKQNDIVKILSIKLGPALKIYNAILMFKSAEDN; encoded by the exons ATGGATTACTTTGAGAATGGAAAGATTTGTACTCAAAcaggctcccagcagcacagggagag CAGTGGCTGTCAGGTGACTGAGGCTGGCAGACCTGTCAGACGTCTCCGGAGGAAGAGAAGATTGCCTCTGGAttcagaggatgaggaggaaaatGCATATGAGGATGAG GAGAAGAATAAATCAAATAATATGAAAAGCCGCAGAAACACTAAACCAATAAAACAAG TGCTTCCTGGAAAGAAGAAGGTATGGAACTGGTCTTCCTACTTGGAAGAGGAACAGATGCCAGCTGCTCCCCAAAAGCTGTTCAGAGAG TATCAGTCGTTCCCACAAGGCCGAAATGGATTTAAAGTTGGAATGAAATTGGAAGGGGTGGATCCTGAACACCCCTCTCGATTCTGTGTTCTCACAGTTGCTGAG GTTCAGGGGTACAGGATGCGACTGCACTTTGATGGTTACCCAGAGTGCTACGACTTCTGGGCTAATGCTGATTCCTCAGACATCCACCCTGTGGGCTGGTGTGAAAAAACAAGCCATAAGCTGCTCCCTCCTAAAG GTTTCAAGGAGGGAGAATTTAATTGGACTTCCTATTTGAAGAACTGCAAAGCTCAAGCAGCTCCAAAAAGCCTTTTTAAGACCCTCAGCAGT CCTGTCACTCCTTCTGGGTTTCGTCTGGGAATGAAACTGGAGGCAGTGGACAAGAAGAACCCGTCCCTGGTTTGTGTTGCCACCATCACAGACATGGTGGAAAACCGGCTGCTGATCCATTTCGATAACTGGGATGAGAGCTACGACTACTG GTGTGAAACGAGCAGCCCATATATCCGTCCTGTCGGCTACTGCCAAGAAACTGGAACCCCACTGACAACACCACCTG gataCAGGGATTCCAAAGCCTTCTCATGGGAGAAATACTTGGAAGAAACTAATTCCCAAGCAGCCCCAGCAAGAGCCTTTAAATTG CGTCCTCCTCACGGATTCCAGGTTAATACGAAGTTAGAGGCTGTGGACAGACGAAATCCCATCTTGATAAGAGTGGCAACAATCATTGACAAAGACAGCCATCGCGTTAAG ATACATTTTGATGGCTGGGACCATCACTACGATTTCTGGGTGGATGCAGACAGCCCTGACATCCATCCTGTGGGCTGGTGTGACAAAACTGGACACGCTTTGCAAGTCCCTCTCG GTGCTGAAGATCCAGAGGGAGCAGTGGGACAGGCGTGTCCTACTCCGGGCTGCCAGGGGATCGGGCACGTCCGGGGCCCCCGATACGGAACACATTACAC CTTAGTTGGCTGCCCATACTCTGATGTGAACCTCAGCAGAGAAAACCTCTTACAGGACCGGCTGAGTGGGGAGAGACCTTCCCCTGGGAACATCATGCAGAAAGCCAGGAGGCTGGAGACCCCTGGCCCgttgctgggagcaggggagtCTTCTCAGGGCGACTCTTTACAATCCAG aaaatctGCACCAGACAGTGAAAAGTGGTGTCAAAGCAGCATCCACACTCCATCAGAGCAGTCAGAAGACAGTCGggagagaggctggggagaggaggattCCTCTGCAGACATCAAAGCTGCACCAAAAAC GCTTGGGTGCTCACATGCCTATATCAAGTTTCAGCTGGTGAAACAGGAAAGCAATGGGAAAG gCCCTGATTTGGATCTCCAGCAGGCCCTCCACCAGTCTATCTTCATGCCTTCCCTGGCCTCTAACCCGACCCACCGCCTCCATCTCttctgggagcagcactgcaggctcCTGCCGGAGGTCTCCGGCCTGACAGCCAAACAAGTTGCCAAATGGACCGTGGAGGAG